The genomic window TAGTGGAAGTACAAAAAGTAACCCGTCATTctgaataaataaataatctatgtaaaatatatatgatatatatatactcaACAACTAGttccttttcattattgCCAATAAGGGCCCGTTCCTAAGGAACCTATAAACGAAGTTTTGTAACTTCAACGTTTTCTTAAAAGCAAGTTTGTATCAGGGGTTGAGATTCGCAATTGTGACACTCTTCAAAACAATTTATAGTCATATTTTGAACAGAGATTCAAAGGAATTCTCTTTATTTACGTAAACCCAACATTCGATATCCCGATTCTATTAAGTTGTattcaataaagaagatTGTATATCACATCCTGTTGAATATGCTTAAAATTTTTGAGCATAATACTTACGAATCTTGCTATCACTGACTATAAGACTTTTtgtttaatgaaaaaattccTCAAGTAACCCAATTGGAACCAACAAATAACGATTAAAACAATGACTTGTAAAATTGACCAAAATCTAATCTTACTATTGGCAGCTTCACTCTCATCTCTAAAGATTGCCTCATTTTCTCTGATTTCTTTCTGTTCTTGACGTATTTTATTCAATCTGCCTATCAATTGGGATGTCCTTCTCTTCATTGATTCAACATCTTCTTTCCTTTGACTATCCAAAGAACTTACATGATctatttctaattcaacaaatacTCTTATCTTAGATTTAGTATCAGCAAAATAAGGCGTGAAACAAACTCTATGTTCACCATCATCTAGGGCAGTAAATGCAAAATCCCCCGTATGTGAattcttttgatttaaaACACGatgattattatcaaatgttTCATCCACACTAATTGATACCGTAACATCTTGatcttcttcatatatACCATTTTTCTCCACAGATGTGTCAATATCCGCTATTAATAATTGACCACTTGATAAGTTTTCATAAAAGCACCTTACTTCACCAGAATTGgcataaaaataaatacatGAACCAAAGGAAGCCAGTGATAATAAAAGTGTAAAAACCCGGAGCTGCTGTAGTAGCATATTATAACGTTATCGTAATGGTTTCCTGAAGAGAGTATTGGGAGGGTAAGGTCATTTTTATTGCTTATAAAAAAAGCTAGATTGCTTGTTTGcgttttattattaagaattTAACAAGCATGTTTCTATCTCGAAGAACAAAGTGAAAAAACACAAAAATATCCATTTTTCATGGCGCtatcaaaatgaaaaacgaatgaaacaaatttaataacCAAACAACCATCTATCGGTAGACAAATATGCTTCCTAGTTGAAGGTGATTTTAcgttaataaaatatatagttCGTAAACGATATTTACAGAATAAGCTATAATCAGATCAGATGAGTACCGAGAATCTCAGTGGGGGGAAGACTTTAAAGGAGGAGGGTATCTGTCTATCGCTCCAGTCAGTTCGATGTTACAATCACTAGTAAAGTTCTCGGAATTTGAGCTGAGTGCAAACTGCGTTTCTCTTAAAATAGACAATTCGTAATTGTGTAACTGGAATGAAACTGACTCGGCCCCAGGAATCGAATTTTGAGCCAAGATACCTTCCTCTAATTTTCCAATCCTccatattatataatctttcaaaaaatttagaaaacTTGATATTGCCTGAAGGTACATATCATCCTCTAAACAGTCCTGTAAAATACCAATGGCTTCATTTTTAGAGACTACCTCTTGGCATATCTTATTATGATCCTTAGAGTAGAATGAAAAAGACCATGCTAATGGAGGCATGTTCATTATATCATTCCCATCTTGTTCTTTGTTCTCGATAGCTTTCTTGAAAGCCGTTACTATTGAGTCCTCTTCTGAATTACTTTTGACTTTTGATGTATCATTATGGCAACAAAAGTAGGTGAAAGTGCTATCTGTTTCCGGGTCATATTTCCAACAAGAGCCTGAATTACCTTCGAAGGAAGGGAGGAAAGGTAgtaataaatcaataaagTTATGTGATGAATCATTAATATACCATTGAGAATAGACtgatttttcctttattcGCACTAGTTGAATAACCGGATTAATTCCAAACCATTTGTAGAAAAGGCGAAGATTGCCATTTTGTAGGGATCCCTTGCTATTCTTCAGAAAATCACGATCGAAAGAGATGTTCCATACTTCATATTGTGATGTTTTCAAGGATGGGAAAAAGCCGTAAGTAAGTGCGAATGGTAGCACATTTTCGGTTTGGCCAtaatcaataaatatttcGATGTCTCGTACATTGGTTCGTTTATACTTCTCTAAGGCACTTCTTTCTAATATTAAGATGACGTCGTTTGTCTCCCGATCAATATCGTAATGGgcatttttcaaatttatatCATGATTAACAAAATCTAAGATAGGTACTAATGTTGTCATGACGGTACAATCATCTAATTCACGATTGATTTCTTGAGGAATTTCCAAACACCTTGATATTATAGCTCCATATATTTGTCGAATGCTTCCCATTGAAACGATTTGATTAGGAAAATTGTCCGCGAAAAAGGAATATagtttttcaatagtttcTTCAGTGACAGTTGGTATagaatattgataataagtacttaataaatatttgtcaaataaggaaatattattaattcttgTAGGTAATAATACCgtattcaaataatatgttAAAATTTTGGGAAGATCGTACATTGTTTTAAGGCAATCAAatagaataaaataaaatgtcATAAAAATCGTTTCAGAATACTGAAAACTTTTCCTTACTAActcttctttgaatttcttaaaCATTTCTTGACGGATTTTGTCTGTCTTTTCGAAAGCTTTAGTTGATGTGAATTGAGATGAATCCCTCACTAACCGTAAAGTGGTCTCAATATTAAATGTTGAGTTATGAGGGATCCTTAATAATATCAGGTCGTCATTTTTATGTGATAAACCCTGGACTTTTTGTAGATTAATATTTAATCCGTAGCCTTTACGACCATCAGCTCCGTTATCCAACTTTAAATGAACAGCAGGATGAACCTTAACATTAGcattttcttgaaagaaTGTAAGAACTTCTTCCATAGTTGGTTGTTTCCAATGCTATCGAGCAATTAAAGTAGGTACTATAACTCTATcctacatatatatatatctccACTTGTAATAAGCTCTCAGAATAATGTATTTTCGAACATCAGCTTCGATATCTATTTGATTTTAAGTTACTAAGGCAACAagactatatatataatgtttACATAATAAACAAGGGAAATCTCACTTACGTAAAAACGTTAACTTTAAATTGTAACGTCAACATTTAACCGTAAAAAACAGGTTTAATTTACCCTAGATAGACCCTAAGCCAAATTAAAAGGCCAGCCCTGTATAAGTGGTTAGGGTTCCCGTAGAAAatgattttgtttttgaaatttcgAAAAATTTCGAAAAGATcaaaaagttgaaaaacaaaagcaAACAGTAAAtattgatttgatttaCGCATTTTGTTCAGGTTGTCAGTCGTTAGAACTGTATGATCCTCGAGCATTCTTTTTAAAGTACCTATAAAGTTACAATTGGCTACTGTTTCTGATTAATCTCTTATAACATCtgattgttttttttgctCAATTACTTAGAGACAGCCCAAATTTCcatcaaaaacaattaaagCAAACACAACTGACTTACTATGTCTGCTGCTGCTACCGCTACAACAACTGCACAACCACCTGTTGGTGTTTCCAATTTACCAAACCAACGTTATAAGATTGCTAATGAACGAGGCGGATCATTCACACTTATGGTTTGCGGTGAAAGTGGTCTCGGGAAGACCACATTTATTAACACACTTTTCCAAACGACATTAAAACATCAGGACGCACAACAACGTCGTTATACACCAATTAAAAAGACAGTGGATATAGATATAATTCGTGCCATActagaagaaaaaaacttCTCATTAAGAGTTAATGTTATTGATACTCCGGGATTCGGTGATAACGTTAACAATAACAAAGCATGGCAACCATTGattgatttcattgatGATCAGCATGATTCATATATGCgtcaagaacaacaaccatACCGTAAAGTTAAATTCGATTTAAGGGTGCATGCAGTActatatttcattaaacCAACTGGTCATGGATTAAAACCTTTAGATATTGAAACGATGAAGCGTCTTTCAACAAGAGCTAATTTGATACCAGTGATTGCCAAATCTGATACTTTAACGGCGCAAGAATTAcaagttttcaaatcaagAATTAGACAAGTCATAGAAGCTCaagaaattagaatttTCACACCACCTTTAGAAACTGGGAGTGtgaaagatgatgaatcaCCTGATTCTCCTGCTATGGAACATGCAAGACAATTGATTGAATCGATGCCATTTGCTGTTGTTGGTtctgaaaataaatacGATAATGGTCAAGGGACACCTGTAGTTGCAAGACAATATCCATGGGGGCTCgttgaaattgaaaatgacTCTCATTGTGATTTCCGTAAATTAAGaggattattattaagaacATATTTGTTGGATTTAATTCTAACTACTGAAGAATTACATTATGAAACGTATAGAAGATTAAGATTGGAAGGTGGTAACAGTGAAGATCCCAATTTACCCGTTAAGGCACCAGCTAGAAAATTATCACATAATCCAAAATAcaaagaggaagaaaatgcATTGAAGAAGTATTTCACTGATCAAGTTAAGGCAGAAGAACAAAGATTTAGACAATGGGAACAAAATATAGTTAATGAAAGAATCAGGTTGAATGGAGATTTAGAAGATATTCAATCTAAggtaaagaaattagaGGAACAAGTTAGGAATTTACAATTAAAGAAACGTTAAATTTAGAAggtaaaagaaaatatttcattttatgCAATTTCATAGATTGTTATATACCCATTACTCAGTTAGGCTGTCTTGTTCCTTTACCCTTgccattattatcaaacattaaaaaaatgttGCGTGCGACACCGATAGACACTCATCTTTTTATATgacattgaaaaattgttttatattttccaGGATCAATAGACTATTTACATGTCTAAgtagtatatatatcataaaGAAAAGACATCTTTTTATCATTCAATGTTTCTTTGTGAGATGTTCTTTAACGAGCAACAGTGAtttaaacatatttaaGTAATTGAGAATCTAGCAAAGATCCCAGAAAAGAATTCttaataaaaatagaagttatttatattaaCATGTATTGTTCATTATGttttttttcataaaatataatgttatacatttttaagaataatatataaaaaatagaTCTATATTTGACGTTAGTTAGGATTCGAAGCTCGAATATGAATGGAGGGGattttaaattaaatgacTAATAAGAATAAGCAAAGAAATATAGAATAAGCATCATAATAAACTGTTTCTTTAAAAAGTAATAATCGATAAGCTTATTCTAGTTCAGTTAAGTATTTTTCAGCATCTAAACCTGCCATACAACCAGAACCGGCAGAGGTAATAGCTTGTCTATATCTTGAATCTTGAACATCACCGGCAGCGAAGAAGCCTGGTACAGAAGTCAAAGAAGAACCTGGAACAGTCTTAATGTAACCAGCGGCGTCGGTATCAACTTGACCAGCAACGATAGAAGTAGCTGGGTTATGACCAATAGCGTAGAATAAACCATTAGCTTCCAAATCAGATTCTTGGTTAGTTTGAACATTCTTAATTCTCAAACTATTCAAGAATTTACCATCACCTTTAGCTTCCAAAGTAACTGTGTTGAATAGGACTTCAATCTTTGGGTTTGTCATGGCACGCTTTTGCATAATAGTGGATGCACGTAAATGATCTTTTCTAACAATCAAATAAACTTTAGAACCATATTTAGTTAAAAATTGAGCTTCTTCACAAGCAGAATCACCACCACCAATGACAGCTAATGGTTTATTTCTAAAGATTGGAACAGCACCATCACAAACAGCACATGCTGATATACCTTGCTGCCAGTAAGTTTCCTCACCTGGTAAATGTAATCTCTTTGCAGAAGCACCAGTGGCTAAGATAATAGCATCTGTGGTAATTGGTTCTTGATCTTCGTTGAATTCAGTCCAAAGTTTGAAAGGTCTAGAAGATAAATCAACTTTAGCGACCGTTTCAGTAATGATGGTTGTACCGAATTTCACAGATTGTTCTCTCATTCTGTCCATTAATTCTGAACCTGTTAAACCTTCTGGGAAACCTgggaaattttcaatttcagtAGTAGTGGTTAGTTGACCACCGGCAGCGATACCGTTAGCCATCATACCTTCGTATAAAATAGGCTTTATTTCAGCTCTAGCTAAGTAGATAGCAGCGGTATGGGCAGCTGGACCTGAACCAATGATAGTAACTTTGTTGTGAACCAttcttgttgttattgttggagtattgaaaaatgtgGGGAGTAATTTGagttttgttgtttgtaAGTTTAATAacttgtttttttgtttgatgatgatattcattatatagaagagatatattataaaataagGGACACAACCGATGAGAAAAACATTGTTGAACAACTATTTGCTTTTATATGTTTTCCTTCTTTGCTTGAATAAATGTGACATTAATGCTCAAAAAGTGTGGACACCTTATTGGGAAGATCAGCATCAAGTCATTTGTGCGGCATTCTCTGTGGGTGGAAACCCGTTATGTAATCTGATTTCTCGagctttttttttttcgtaAAATTTCAGTCGTTTGGAACGGAACGATTGAACTTTGTCAGAAACCCCACCCCAAAATATGTTAGTAAAAGTGCTGGGAGAAGGGAAGTTAGTGAGTGTTTTTTACAAATTTTTCTGATGGCTGGAACATTTCACAGGGGGAGAGATTACTAAAGTGGAAGGCCCAGACCTCTCTCGCCTATGTAAACAGGAAGAAAGTGCTAAATAAGGAGAAGGACTGGGAGAGTCacttacgtacgtacgtatgaACGAGGAAACATTAGGTGTGTTATGTATGTATCAGTAAGAGTAATACCGGTTGAGTTCCAGAATTAATCGGTGAAATGCAAGGAACCGACGTTTAAAATACAGGTTCAGACACAAGTAGTAAGCAATACATGTTCTAGCAATTGATATGCATTATTAAGTTAGGGCATTAAGTTTTTTCTAAGTAGGGGACCATTTTATGTTTGGCCTATTTCCCTAAACCGGAGATGTATATACGTAATCTCCCTTTGAACTGCTTGTAATATATGCGCAGGTAGAGCAATATTCAACCTATGTAGATTATTAAAGTACAAAAGTTCTTTTAAACTATCAAGTTGGAAGTCCTAACCTATTGGAGTCTTCTCCCCAAAATGAACCCTTATTTCTCACCGTTCGTAGCTTACAGGAACATATATAGACGACTATGTCATAATTCCGGTAAACGTTTCTACGTAATCAAAACTTTGGATACACAGTTATCGCATGCAACATATAAGTTGATATTTGCTTTACCGGCGTtcattttggaatattaGGTCTAAGGGATCCTTCGAAAGAGTCGTATTACCCAGAATTTGCTTGCCCAATACTATTAAATTCAGTAGAATATTCTAATGGTCTTACCATCAGTAATTGTGATAGGGCCAAGATAAGTGATATCTTACGTTTctaaaaatttcttcagtTCATCACTTGCTAACTCAGTAATTTGGCTATTAGAGACGACTTGACTCATAAACCGCTCTAGCCCAATACGCCTCTTAGCTAACCATTTTTTGTCAAAGTTTAAATGATCATAATCCCAACTCTTGTACCATGGAATAACAGGTGGTAACTCAGGTACCAAGTTTCTTAAATCTGGCCGTACTTCTCTTATTTTAATTAGAAGTTTACTTCTAAACCTTTCGAAATCAGAATATCTTTTATACAACTGAATCAATGGTGGTCCACCATTCATCGTTGACGTAGGATCGgattttaatattaatgtcATTTTCCATACTGCAAA from Naumovozyma dairenensis CBS 421 chromosome 3, complete genome includes these protein-coding regions:
- the ERP5 gene encoding Erp5p (similar to Saccharomyces cerevisiae ERP5 (YHR110W); ancestral locus Anc_5.420) encodes the protein MLLQQLRVFTLLLSLASFGSCIYFYANSGEVRCFYENLSSGQLLIADIDTSVEKNGIYEEDQDVTVSISVDETFDNNHRVLNQKNSHTGDFAFTALDDGEHRVCFTPYFADTKSKIRVFVELEIDHVSSLDSQRKEDVESMKRRTSQLIGRLNKIRQEQKEIRENEAIFRDESEAANSKIRFWSILQVIVLIVICWFQLGYLRNFFIKQKVL
- the CTM1 gene encoding cytochrome c lysine N-methyltransferase (similar to Saccharomyces cerevisiae CTM1 (YHR109W); ancestral locus Anc_5.419), which produces MEEVLTFFQENANVKVHPAVHLKLDNGADGRKGYGLNINLQKVQGLSHKNDDLILLRIPHNSTFNIETTLRLVRDSSQFTSTKAFEKTDKIRQEMFKKFKEELVRKSFQYSETIFMTFYFILFDCLKTMYDLPKILTYYLNTVLLPTRINNISLFDKYLLSTYYQYSIPTVTEETIEKLYSFFADNFPNQIVSMGSIRQIYGAIISRCLEIPQEINRELDDCTVMTTLVPILDFVNHDINLKNAHYDIDRETNDVILILERSALEKYKRTNVRDIEIFIDYGQTENVLPFALTYGFFPSLKTSQYEVWNISFDRDFLKNSKGSLQNGNLRLFYKWFGINPVIQLVRIKEKSVYSQWYINDSSHNFIDLLLPFLPSFEGNSGSCWKYDPETDSTFTYFCCHNDTSKVKSNSEEDSIVTAFKKAIENKEQDGNDIMNMPPLAWSFSFYSKDHNKICQEVVSKNEAIGILQDCLEDDMYLQAISSFLNFLKDYIIWRIGKLEEGILAQNSIPGAESVSFQLHNYELSILRETQFALSSNSENFTSDCNIELTGAIDRYPPPLKSSPH
- the CDC12 gene encoding septin CDC12 (similar to Saccharomyces cerevisiae CDC12 (YHR107C); ancestral locus Anc_5.412), whose protein sequence is MSAAATATTTAQPPVGVSNLPNQRYKIANERGGSFTLMVCGESGLGKTTFINTLFQTTLKHQDAQQRRYTPIKKTVDIDIIRAILEEKNFSLRVNVIDTPGFGDNVNNNKAWQPLIDFIDDQHDSYMRQEQQPYRKVKFDLRVHAVLYFIKPTGHGLKPLDIETMKRLSTRANLIPVIAKSDTLTAQELQVFKSRIRQVIEAQEIRIFTPPLETGSVKDDESPDSPAMEHARQLIESMPFAVVGSENKYDNGQGTPVVARQYPWGLVEIENDSHCDFRKLRGLLLRTYLLDLILTTEELHYETYRRLRLEGGNSEDPNLPVKAPARKLSHNPKYKEEENALKKYFTDQVKAEEQRFRQWEQNIVNERIRLNGDLEDIQSKVKKLEEQVRNLQLKKR
- the TRR2 gene encoding thioredoxin-disulfide reductase TRR2 (similar to Saccharomyces cerevisiae TRR1 (YDR353W) and TRR2 (YHR106W); ancestral locus Anc_5.411) yields the protein MNIIIKQKNKLLNLQTTKLKLLPTFFNTPTITTRMVHNKVTIIGSGPAAHTAAIYLARAEIKPILYEGMMANGIAAGGQLTTTTEIENFPGFPEGLTGSELMDRMREQSVKFGTTIITETVAKVDLSSRPFKLWTEFNEDQEPITTDAIILATGASAKRLHLPGEETYWQQGISACAVCDGAVPIFRNKPLAVIGGGDSACEEAQFLTKYGSKVYLIVRKDHLRASTIMQKRAMTNPKIEVLFNTVTLEAKGDGKFLNSLRIKNVQTNQESDLEANGLFYAIGHNPATSIVAGQVDTDAAGYIKTVPGSSLTSVPGFFAAGDVQDSRYRQAITSAGSGCMAGLDAEKYLTELE
- the YPT35 gene encoding Ypt35p (similar to Saccharomyces cerevisiae YPT35 (YHR105W); ancestral locus Anc_5.410) gives rise to the protein MTDKVNFLPPEPIKLIDEDTESDELTRPFISNESNNFDTISNISMSNIGIKKIIISDCTIVTGDNGTKFAVWKMTLILKSDPTSTMNGGPPLIQLYKRYSDFERFRSKLLIKIREVRPDLRNLVPELPPVIPWYKSWDYDHLNFDKKWLAKRRIGLERFMSQVVSNSQITELASDELKKFLET